The following proteins are co-located in the Microbacterium sp. Clip185 genome:
- a CDS encoding DNA recombination protein RmuC, whose translation MDPVILLVAALCLAAGIALGWFAAHSRASGQQGALSARAAAAESAAAAARAELERQGGLYREFVERQRAEQRERDDRDRRENAVVAALAPVRDTLAQVRIKVDDLERERHAQYGALAEQLRRAQETDDLLRDTTASLSSALRSTSTRGVWGEVQLRRVVEAAGLTRHVDFDVQSSISSDAGSGRPDMIVRLPGGKAIAVDAKVPLDAFIESQAIPDTAQGEDAVRRRALRDKHVKALRAHIDALAKKQYWAGIDSSPEFVICFVPNEALLATALDEDPALLDYAFRQRVALASPVNLWAVLRTVAYTWTQEAVSDDARELFTLGTQLYERLGGLTKHIDDLRRGIERTVDGYNRFVGSLESRVLVTARRFPGIDETKLDAVAAPAALESTPRRLSAPEFTAALDEVRRAASDSAVETASADEAQLPTSPS comes from the coding sequence ATGGACCCCGTGATCCTCCTCGTCGCCGCGCTGTGCCTCGCCGCCGGCATCGCCCTCGGCTGGTTCGCCGCGCACTCGCGCGCCTCCGGGCAGCAGGGCGCGCTGTCTGCCCGAGCCGCCGCCGCGGAGTCCGCCGCCGCGGCCGCGCGTGCCGAGCTCGAACGACAGGGCGGACTGTACCGGGAGTTCGTGGAGCGCCAGCGCGCCGAGCAGCGAGAGCGCGACGACCGCGATCGTCGCGAGAACGCGGTGGTGGCGGCCCTCGCGCCGGTGCGCGACACCCTCGCCCAGGTGCGGATCAAGGTCGACGACCTCGAGCGGGAGCGCCACGCCCAGTACGGAGCTCTGGCCGAACAACTCCGCCGCGCGCAGGAGACCGACGACCTGCTGCGCGACACGACGGCATCGCTCTCCTCCGCCCTGCGCTCGACGAGCACCCGCGGCGTGTGGGGCGAGGTGCAACTGCGGCGTGTCGTCGAGGCTGCGGGCCTCACGCGCCACGTCGACTTCGACGTGCAGTCCTCGATCAGCTCGGATGCGGGCTCGGGCCGCCCCGACATGATCGTGCGGCTCCCCGGCGGCAAGGCGATCGCCGTCGACGCCAAGGTGCCGCTCGACGCGTTCATCGAGTCGCAGGCGATCCCCGACACCGCGCAGGGAGAGGATGCGGTGCGCCGCCGCGCGCTCCGCGACAAGCATGTGAAGGCGCTGCGCGCCCACATCGACGCGCTCGCGAAGAAGCAGTACTGGGCAGGGATCGATTCCAGCCCTGAGTTCGTCATCTGCTTCGTGCCGAACGAGGCGCTCCTGGCGACCGCCCTCGACGAAGACCCCGCGCTGCTCGACTATGCGTTCCGCCAGCGTGTCGCGCTCGCCTCCCCCGTGAATCTCTGGGCGGTGCTGCGTACGGTCGCTTACACGTGGACGCAGGAGGCCGTCTCCGACGACGCCCGCGAGCTGTTCACGCTCGGCACGCAGCTCTACGAGCGGCTCGGTGGGCTCACCAAGCACATCGACGACCTGCGGCGCGGCATCGAACGCACGGTCGACGGCTACAACCGGTTCGTCGGTTCGCTCGAGAGCCGCGTCCTGGTGACCGCACGACGCTTTCCCGGTATCGACGAGACCAAGCTGGATGCGGTCGCCGCACCCGCCGCGCTCGAGTCCACGCCGCGCCGGCTCAGCGCCCCGGAGTTCACCGCCGCGCTCGACGAGGTGCGACGGGCCGCATCCGATTCTGCGGTTGAGACCGCATCCGCCGACGAGGCGCAGCTGCCGACATCCCCCTCCTGA
- a CDS encoding NAD-dependent epimerase/dehydratase family protein, translated as MKLLVLGGTAWLGRTTAASAIAAGHDVTCAARGTDVPHGAQHVRVDRDIADGLASLIDTRWDAVIDVSRQPGQVRRATRGLRTDRFVFVSTCNVYASQAEIGADESATLLDPLDADVMTDPEDYGRAKVACEDAVREAFGADRSVIVRPGLIGGPGDPTGRSTYWPRRFAAPSNPDDVVLAPDAPGLPTALIDVRDLAAWLVRLAEGAGSGAFNAQGEPHPFPAHLDAARAAAGKRSETATAAEDWLAAQGVNEWSGPRSLPLWLRDQTWYGMNARSTQRAVAAGLERRPLESTLADVLSGAVVSGAGLTDDEERELLAQLTA; from the coding sequence ATGAAGCTTCTCGTTCTCGGCGGCACGGCGTGGCTCGGGCGCACGACGGCCGCATCCGCGATCGCCGCCGGCCATGACGTGACCTGCGCCGCCCGAGGCACGGACGTTCCGCACGGGGCGCAGCACGTTCGCGTCGACCGCGACATCGCCGACGGCCTCGCGTCCTTGATCGACACCCGGTGGGATGCGGTGATCGACGTCTCGCGTCAGCCGGGGCAGGTGCGGCGCGCCACACGCGGGCTGCGCACCGACCGGTTCGTCTTCGTCTCGACCTGCAACGTCTACGCGAGCCAGGCGGAGATCGGCGCCGACGAGTCGGCGACACTGCTCGACCCTCTCGACGCCGACGTCATGACCGACCCCGAGGACTACGGGCGCGCCAAGGTCGCCTGCGAGGATGCGGTGCGCGAGGCGTTCGGTGCCGATCGCTCGGTCATCGTGCGCCCCGGCCTCATCGGCGGCCCCGGCGACCCGACGGGACGCAGCACCTACTGGCCACGCCGCTTCGCCGCGCCGTCGAACCCAGACGACGTCGTGCTCGCGCCGGACGCACCCGGCTTGCCGACCGCGCTCATCGACGTGCGCGACCTCGCCGCGTGGCTCGTGCGACTCGCGGAGGGCGCGGGATCGGGCGCCTTCAATGCCCAGGGCGAGCCGCATCCGTTCCCTGCGCACCTCGATGCGGCGAGGGCCGCAGCCGGAAAGCGCAGCGAAACGGCGACCGCAGCAGAAGACTGGCTCGCGGCGCAGGGCGTCAACGAGTGGTCAGGGCCGCGGTCGCTACCGCTCTGGCTGCGTGACCAGACCTGGTACGGGATGAACGCGCGGTCGACGCAGCGGGCGGTGGCGGCCGGGCTCGAGCGTCGTCCCCTGGAATCGACCCTCGCCGATGTGCTCAGCGGGGCGGTGGTATCGGGAGCAGGACTCACCGACGACGAAGAACGCGAGCTGCTCGCGCAGCTGACGGCGTAG
- a CDS encoding UDP-N-acetylmuramyl pentapeptide phosphotransferase yields the protein MSATQENAHPHTGALAVVADAVAVNNPDPARRPDVLFRVRREEGHQPSPWWAIGAFVGVSAVVLLLLSFVPGGA from the coding sequence ATGTCCGCAACCCAGGAGAACGCGCATCCGCACACCGGAGCGCTCGCCGTCGTCGCCGACGCCGTGGCTGTCAACAACCCCGACCCCGCGCGCCGCCCCGATGTCCTCTTCCGCGTCCGCCGCGAAGAAGGTCACCAGCCGAGCCCGTGGTGGGCGATCGGCGCGTTCGTCGGCGTCTCCGCCGTCGTGCTCCTGCTGCTGAGCTTCGTTCCCGGCGGCGCCTGA
- the glpX gene encoding class II fructose-bisphosphatase — protein sequence MVSLTADMSPLHPDRNLALELVRATEAAAIRSVPFIGRGQKELADGAAVDAMRAFLTTVNFDGVIVIGEGEKDNAPMLFNGEHVGTGRGPQCDIAVDPIDGTSLTAAGRNNALSVIAVADHGAMLDASSVFYMDKLVTGPAGVGVVDIRLPIGENIRLLAKALGKPVDEIVVSVLHRPRHDQLIEEIREAGAGTRLMSDGDVAGGINAARHNARTDMCVGIGGSPEGIVTACAIKALGGHIQGRLAPRNDEEKQRGIDAGLKVDGTVYEAEDLVKGKNTIFVATGVTDGQLVAGVRREGEHIYTESVVLRGASGTLRRISSEHLTSKWL from the coding sequence ATGGTGAGTCTTACCGCGGACATGAGCCCGCTGCATCCCGATCGGAACCTCGCTCTCGAGCTCGTGCGCGCGACGGAGGCGGCGGCCATCCGCTCCGTTCCCTTCATCGGGCGCGGTCAGAAGGAGCTGGCCGACGGCGCCGCGGTCGACGCGATGCGCGCCTTCCTTACCACGGTCAACTTCGACGGCGTGATCGTGATCGGCGAGGGGGAGAAGGACAACGCGCCCATGCTCTTCAACGGCGAGCACGTCGGCACGGGGCGCGGCCCGCAGTGCGACATCGCCGTCGACCCGATCGACGGCACCTCGCTGACCGCCGCCGGCCGCAACAACGCGCTGTCGGTCATCGCGGTCGCCGACCACGGCGCCATGCTCGACGCATCCAGCGTCTTCTACATGGACAAGCTCGTCACCGGTCCCGCAGGCGTGGGCGTCGTCGACATCCGGCTGCCCATCGGCGAGAACATCCGTCTGCTGGCGAAGGCCCTCGGCAAGCCCGTCGACGAGATCGTCGTGTCGGTGCTGCACCGCCCGCGCCACGACCAGCTCATCGAGGAGATCCGCGAGGCCGGCGCCGGCACCCGTCTCATGAGCGACGGCGACGTCGCCGGCGGCATCAATGCCGCCCGCCACAACGCTCGCACCGACATGTGCGTCGGGATCGGCGGGAGCCCCGAGGGCATCGTCACCGCCTGTGCCATCAAGGCGCTCGGCGGCCACATCCAGGGCCGTCTCGCGCCGCGGAACGACGAGGAGAAGCAGCGCGGCATCGACGCGGGGCTCAAGGTCGACGGCACCGTCTACGAGGCCGAGGATCTCGTCAAGGGCAAGAACACGATCTTCGTCGCCACCGGCGTGACCGACGGCCAGCTCGTCGCCGGTGTGCGCCGCGAGGGCGAGCACATCTACACCGAGAGTGTCGTGCTGCGCGGCGCCTCCGGCACCCTCCGCCGCATCTCGAGCGAGCACCTGACCTCCAAGTGGCTCTGA
- the fbaA gene encoding class II fructose-bisphosphate aldolase, giving the protein MPVATPDQYAEMLDRAKAGGFAYPAINAASSQSINAILQGLTEAGSDGIIQVTTGGADYFAGHTVKGRATGAIAFAKFATEVAKNYPITVALHTDHCPKPALEDFVLPLIAASEEEVKAGRGPLFQSHMWDGSAVPLDENIAIAKELLPRIKAINAILEVEIGVVGGEEDGVKHEGSNEALYTTTADVAKAVEALGLGDAGRWIAALTFGNVHGVYKPGNVKLRPELLGEIQEGIAAQFGTGPKPLDLVFHGGSGSTPEEIALAVANGVVKMNIDTDTQYAFTRSVAGFMFSNYDGVLKVDGEVGNKKAYDPRAWGKVAESAMAARVVEATQQLGSAGKSLGA; this is encoded by the coding sequence ATGCCCGTCGCAACACCCGATCAGTATGCCGAGATGCTCGACCGCGCGAAGGCGGGCGGCTTCGCGTACCCGGCCATCAACGCGGCGAGCTCGCAGTCGATCAACGCGATCCTGCAGGGCCTCACGGAAGCCGGTTCCGACGGCATCATCCAGGTCACCACAGGTGGCGCCGACTACTTCGCCGGCCACACCGTCAAGGGGCGCGCGACCGGCGCTATCGCCTTCGCGAAGTTCGCCACCGAGGTCGCCAAGAACTACCCCATCACGGTCGCCCTCCACACCGACCACTGCCCCAAGCCCGCCCTCGAAGACTTCGTGCTGCCGCTGATCGCCGCATCCGAAGAAGAGGTCAAGGCCGGTCGAGGCCCGCTCTTCCAGTCGCACATGTGGGACGGCTCGGCCGTGCCCCTCGACGAGAACATCGCGATCGCCAAGGAGCTGCTGCCCCGCATCAAGGCGATCAACGCGATCCTCGAGGTCGAGATCGGCGTCGTCGGCGGCGAAGAGGACGGCGTGAAGCACGAGGGCTCGAACGAGGCGCTCTACACGACCACGGCGGATGTGGCCAAGGCCGTCGAGGCCCTCGGCCTCGGCGACGCGGGCCGCTGGATCGCGGCGCTCACCTTCGGCAACGTGCACGGCGTCTACAAGCCCGGCAACGTGAAGCTGCGCCCGGAGCTGCTCGGCGAGATCCAGGAGGGCATCGCCGCGCAGTTCGGCACCGGCCCGAAGCCCCTCGACCTCGTGTTCCACGGCGGCAGCGGCTCGACCCCCGAAGAGATCGCCCTCGCGGTCGCGAACGGCGTCGTGAAGATGAACATCGACACCGACACCCAGTACGCGTTCACGCGCTCGGTCGCCGGCTTCATGTTCTCGAACTACGACGGCGTGCTGAAGGTCGACGGCGAGGTGGGCAACAAGAAGGCCTACGACCCGCGCGCCTGGGGCAAGGTCGCAGAGTCCGCCATGGCCGCTCGCGTCGTCGAGGCGACGCAGCAGCTCGGCTCGGCCGGCAAGTCGCTCGGCGCCTGA
- a CDS encoding MOSC domain-containing protein — translation MTARIVAVCAVHALIPDAGTIGVTAIDKRPLDGAVRVGPYGVRGDVQANRKHHGGLEQAVYAYAQEDAEFWESELGRELAPGWFGENLRTEGVDVNAVVIGERWRIGDTLELEVTRHRNPCQTFARRLGGPEARGWVKRFADERRLGPYFRVVKSGAISAGDEIVVLSRPEGAPGLLDGV, via the coding sequence ATGACGGCGCGCATCGTCGCCGTCTGTGCCGTGCACGCGCTCATCCCGGATGCGGGCACGATCGGCGTGACCGCGATCGACAAGCGCCCCCTCGACGGCGCCGTGCGCGTCGGCCCGTATGGGGTGCGCGGCGACGTGCAGGCCAACCGCAAGCACCACGGCGGGCTCGAGCAGGCCGTCTACGCCTACGCGCAGGAGGACGCTGAGTTCTGGGAGAGCGAGCTGGGCCGCGAGCTGGCACCCGGCTGGTTCGGTGAGAACCTGCGCACCGAGGGCGTCGATGTCAATGCGGTCGTGATCGGGGAGCGGTGGCGCATCGGCGACACGCTCGAGCTCGAGGTCACCCGGCACCGCAATCCCTGCCAGACCTTCGCCCGACGCCTCGGCGGTCCCGAGGCGCGGGGCTGGGTCAAGCGCTTCGCCGACGAGCGCCGGCTCGGCCCCTACTTCCGCGTCGTGAAGTCGGGTGCGATCTCCGCCGGAGACGAGATCGTCGTGCTCTCGCGTCCCGAAGGCGCCCCGGGGCTGCTCGACGGCGTATGA
- a CDS encoding DUF6264 family protein — MSDERPRPQYGEYATPEEQRARIRQPDATFDLDAGKAPDAAPPAPAPTPAAGPVARNPRAMDRVATIALLAIGLIDVLRSMPGYVDPNALLAQVLGQFGIEGGLADAAGARAWGAAAAIVVVVGWFTTAAVSVWNLRAGRLSFWIPLVGGVVFMFIAGALILTPVFMDPALMQQIAGVTPLPTPSAT, encoded by the coding sequence ATGAGCGACGAGCGCCCCCGCCCCCAGTACGGCGAGTACGCGACGCCCGAAGAGCAGCGCGCCCGCATCCGTCAGCCCGACGCGACGTTCGATCTCGACGCGGGCAAGGCTCCGGATGCGGCGCCGCCCGCACCCGCCCCGACTCCTGCCGCGGGGCCCGTGGCGCGCAACCCGCGGGCCATGGACCGCGTCGCCACGATCGCGCTGCTCGCGATCGGGCTCATCGACGTCCTGCGCTCGATGCCGGGGTACGTCGACCCGAACGCGCTGCTCGCACAGGTGCTGGGGCAGTTCGGGATCGAGGGCGGACTGGCGGATGCCGCGGGTGCCCGCGCCTGGGGAGCGGCCGCCGCCATCGTCGTCGTGGTGGGCTGGTTCACGACCGCCGCCGTATCGGTCTGGAATCTGCGTGCGGGCCGTCTGAGCTTCTGGATTCCTCTCGTGGGCGGAGTGGTCTTCATGTTCATTGCGGGCGCTCTGATTCTGACTCCGGTGTTCATGGACCCCGCCCTCATGCAGCAGATCGCCGGCGTCACGCCCCTTCCCACTCCGAGCGCGACATGA
- a CDS encoding 4-hydroxy-3-methylbut-2-enyl diphosphate reductase: MPARSGRLQDIPVVGRKRVLLAAPRGYCAGVDRAVIAVEKALERYGAPVYVRKQIVHNVHVVTELEAKGAIFVEEVDEVPAGAHVVFSAHGVSPTVVSAAADRGLQAIDATCPLVTKVHREAVRFARDDFEILLIGHLGHEEVEGTAGEAPEHVTIVNSPADADTVEVRDPDKVVWLSQTTLSVDETMETVRRLRERFPNLQDPPSDDICYATQNRQVAIKKVARDADLVIVVGSANSSNSVRLVEVALEHGAKAAYRVDYAEEVRQEWLDGVATVGVTSGASVPEVLVQEVLDVLAGAGYADVAEVRTAEEDLIFSLPKELRRDASGATDARARGGRGRA, encoded by the coding sequence ATGCCGGCGCGCAGCGGCCGGCTTCAGGATATCCCGGTCGTCGGACGCAAGAGAGTGCTGCTGGCAGCCCCCCGCGGCTACTGCGCGGGTGTCGACCGGGCGGTCATCGCCGTCGAGAAGGCGCTCGAGCGCTACGGCGCCCCCGTCTACGTGCGCAAGCAGATCGTGCACAACGTGCACGTCGTGACCGAGCTCGAGGCCAAGGGGGCCATCTTCGTCGAGGAAGTCGACGAAGTGCCTGCCGGCGCCCACGTCGTCTTCAGCGCGCACGGCGTCTCGCCCACCGTCGTCTCGGCCGCCGCCGACCGCGGCCTGCAGGCGATCGATGCGACCTGCCCGCTCGTGACCAAGGTGCACCGCGAGGCCGTACGCTTCGCCCGCGACGACTTCGAGATCCTGCTCATCGGCCACCTCGGACACGAGGAGGTCGAGGGCACCGCCGGCGAGGCGCCCGAGCACGTCACGATCGTGAACTCGCCTGCCGACGCCGACACCGTCGAGGTGCGCGATCCCGACAAGGTCGTGTGGCTCTCTCAAACCACCCTCTCGGTCGACGAGACGATGGAGACCGTGCGGCGCCTGCGCGAGCGGTTCCCGAACCTGCAGGACCCGCCCTCCGACGACATCTGCTACGCCACGCAGAACCGCCAGGTCGCGATCAAGAAGGTCGCGCGCGACGCGGATCTGGTGATCGTGGTCGGCTCCGCCAACTCGTCGAACAGCGTGCGCCTCGTCGAGGTCGCCCTCGAGCACGGCGCCAAGGCCGCCTACCGCGTCGACTACGCCGAGGAGGTGCGCCAAGAGTGGCTCGACGGCGTCGCCACGGTCGGTGTGACCAGCGGTGCGTCGGTTCCCGAGGTCCTCGTGCAGGAGGTGCTCGACGTGCTCGCCGGTGCCGGCTACGCCGACGTCGCCGAGGTGCGCACCGCCGAGGAGGACCTCATCTTCTCGCTTCCCAAGGAGCTGCGCCGCGACGCATCCGGCGCCACCGACGCCCGTGCCCGCGGCGGACGGGGGCGCGCATGA
- the xseA gene encoding exodeoxyribonuclease VII large subunit: MTRFAPDAAAEAPHGDDVHPRDATREAPTSVARFNETIRAFISSWGSVWVEGEITSWNVRGGNVYGRLKDLTGDASVSFRIWSSTLQRLPDDLKVGDRVAASVKSDYFVRTGDFSVLVSAMRHTGIGDQLAAIEQLRAKLRTEGLFSAERKRPLPFLPHLVGLITGERSDAEKDVHRNAELRWPQVSFRTEYAAVQGDRCVPETIAALQKLDADPDVDVIIIARGGGDPQHLLGFSDERLLRAVAAATTPVVSAIGHENDHPLLDDVADLRASTPTDAAKRVVPDVGEQRTLVRQLRARLGSRLSMRVSHDIAQLEQLRSRPVLRDPDALLERRAHEIELLAARGRDTIDRSHTHAARQTAELRASLRALSPGATLARGYAIAHIDGGVIVRDAAQAPEGTELTVTVARGSFAATSGGEVPETSSAATDA; encoded by the coding sequence ATGACGAGGTTCGCACCGGATGCGGCGGCAGAGGCCCCGCACGGCGATGACGTCCACCCCCGTGACGCGACCCGCGAGGCGCCCACATCCGTCGCCCGGTTCAACGAGACGATCCGGGCGTTCATCTCGTCCTGGGGATCGGTGTGGGTCGAGGGCGAGATCACCTCGTGGAACGTGCGCGGCGGCAACGTCTACGGCCGGTTGAAAGACCTCACGGGCGACGCCAGCGTGTCGTTTCGCATCTGGTCGTCGACGCTGCAACGCCTGCCCGACGATCTGAAGGTGGGCGATCGCGTCGCCGCCAGCGTCAAGTCCGATTACTTCGTGCGCACGGGCGACTTCAGCGTGCTGGTCTCCGCGATGCGCCACACCGGCATCGGCGACCAGCTCGCCGCGATAGAGCAGCTGCGCGCCAAGCTCCGCACCGAAGGGCTGTTCTCGGCGGAGCGCAAGCGCCCGCTCCCCTTCCTCCCGCACCTCGTCGGACTCATCACGGGTGAGCGATCTGATGCGGAGAAGGACGTCCACCGCAACGCCGAGCTGCGTTGGCCGCAGGTGAGCTTTCGCACCGAGTACGCCGCGGTGCAGGGCGACAGGTGCGTGCCCGAGACGATCGCGGCGCTGCAGAAGCTGGATGCCGACCCCGACGTCGACGTCATCATCATCGCCCGCGGCGGCGGCGACCCGCAGCACCTGCTGGGCTTCAGCGACGAACGGCTGCTGCGCGCGGTCGCCGCGGCCACGACGCCCGTCGTCTCGGCGATCGGTCACGAGAACGACCACCCACTCCTCGACGACGTCGCCGACCTCCGCGCCTCGACGCCGACCGACGCCGCCAAGCGCGTCGTGCCGGATGTGGGCGAGCAGCGCACCCTCGTGCGCCAGCTGCGCGCGCGCCTGGGCTCGCGGCTGAGCATGCGCGTCTCGCACGACATCGCCCAGCTCGAGCAGCTGCGCTCGCGCCCGGTGCTGCGAGACCCCGACGCGCTTCTCGAGCGCCGCGCCCACGAGATCGAGCTGCTCGCGGCCCGCGGTCGCGACACGATCGACCGCTCGCACACCCATGCGGCGCGACAGACGGCCGAGCTGCGGGCGTCGCTGCGGGCGCTCTCCCCCGGCGCCACGCTTGCCCGCGGGTACGCCATCGCCCACATCGACGGCGGCGTGATCGTGCGGGATGCGGCGCAGGCGCCGGAGGGCACCGAGCTGACCGTCACCGTGGCGCGCGGCTCCTTCGCGGCCACCTCCGGCGGCGAGGTGCCCGAAACCTCCTCGGCAGCGACGGACGCCTAG
- a CDS encoding exodeoxyribonuclease VII small subunit: MEAMSAPEETAPEIASLSFEQARDELVRVVAELEQGSPTLEQSLSLWERGEALAARCEEWLLGAKRRLDAARSSAEGEL; encoded by the coding sequence ATGGAAGCCATGTCCGCGCCCGAGGAGACCGCTCCCGAGATCGCGTCGTTGTCGTTCGAGCAGGCGCGCGACGAGCTCGTGCGCGTGGTCGCCGAGCTCGAGCAGGGCTCCCCCACCCTCGAGCAGTCGCTCTCGCTGTGGGAGCGCGGCGAGGCGCTCGCGGCCCGGTGCGAGGAGTGGCTGCTGGGCGCCAAGCGTCGACTGGATGCGGCGCGCTCCAGCGCCGAGGGCGAACTCTGA
- a CDS encoding DUF4245 domain-containing protein yields MARGPRVVAELGRPETPDETAARKAESSRIYRSSQTFRNLIAALLATLGVVIVIVFAVPRGNPAPAPAVDVAEIADGFADAYGRPVISPDVPENWRVNQAQLEGNSVPAFTIVYVPDAESYINIAQAFDADEGWVARTLNGAAPTGTETIDGIEWQRYEISDARSAGGVSYALATPAGPDQILVYGTAKPDTAAQLATTVTDTILQLREETP; encoded by the coding sequence ATGGCCCGAGGTCCCCGCGTCGTCGCCGAGCTCGGCCGCCCCGAGACTCCCGACGAGACCGCCGCCCGCAAGGCGGAGTCCTCGCGCATCTATCGCTCGAGCCAGACGTTTCGCAACCTGATCGCGGCGCTGCTCGCGACCCTCGGCGTCGTGATCGTCATCGTCTTCGCCGTCCCGCGCGGCAACCCGGCGCCCGCACCCGCCGTGGACGTCGCCGAGATCGCGGACGGCTTCGCCGACGCCTACGGGCGCCCCGTCATCTCCCCCGACGTGCCGGAGAACTGGCGCGTCAACCAGGCGCAGCTCGAGGGCAACAGCGTGCCCGCCTTCACGATCGTCTACGTGCCCGACGCCGAGAGCTACATCAACATCGCGCAGGCCTTCGACGCGGACGAGGGGTGGGTCGCCCGCACCCTGAACGGCGCCGCCCCGACCGGCACCGAGACGATCGACGGCATCGAGTGGCAGCGCTACGAGATCTCCGACGCCCGCTCCGCCGGCGGCGTGTCCTACGCCCTCGCCACCCCGGCAGGACCCGACCAGATCCTCGTGTACGGCACGGCCAAGCCCGACACCGCCGCACAGCTGGCCACGACCGTCACCGACACCATCCTTCAGCTGCGCGAGGAGACACCGTGA
- a CDS encoding carbonic anhydrase has product MLEGNARFVAGTPRHPRQDVERRHELATGQRPRAALFGCSDSRLAAEIIFDEGLGDLFVVRNAGQVISDSVVGSLEYAVEVLETPLIVVLGHDECGAVRAAIDSTSPDAPALPPRIWRQVAPIVPAVRRVQDAEGTNAATVDALHVGREHLRDTVTELLHSSELISAAVANGSLAIVGVNYRLAQGVAEPDFIVGAATESAA; this is encoded by the coding sequence ATGCTCGAGGGCAACGCCCGCTTCGTCGCCGGCACGCCGCGCCACCCGCGGCAGGACGTCGAGCGCCGTCACGAGCTCGCGACCGGCCAGCGCCCGCGTGCGGCCCTGTTCGGCTGCTCCGACTCCCGCCTGGCCGCCGAGATCATCTTCGACGAGGGCCTCGGCGACCTCTTCGTCGTGCGCAACGCCGGTCAGGTCATCTCCGACTCGGTCGTGGGCAGCCTCGAGTACGCGGTCGAGGTGCTCGAGACCCCGCTCATCGTCGTGCTCGGCCATGACGAGTGCGGTGCCGTGCGCGCCGCCATCGACAGCACCTCCCCCGACGCGCCCGCTCTCCCGCCGCGCATCTGGCGCCAGGTCGCGCCCATCGTGCCGGCCGTGCGCCGGGTGCAGGATGCGGAGGGCACCAACGCCGCCACGGTCGACGCCCTCCACGTCGGACGCGAGCACCTGCGCGACACCGTGACCGAACTGCTGCACTCGTCGGAGCTCATCAGCGCCGCCGTCGCGAACGGCTCGCTCGCGATCGTCGGCGTCAACTACCGCTTGGCGCAGGGCGTCGCCGAACCCGACTTCATCGTCGGCGCGGCGACCGAATCCGCCGCCTGA